The genomic window TTCTACAAGGGCGAGATCGCCCGCAAGATCGACGCCTACATGAAGGCCCAGGGCGGCTTCCTCAGCTACGAGGATCTGGCCGCCCACCATTCGGACTGGGTCGAGCCGGTCAGCGTCACCTACCGCGGCTACGAGGTGTGGGAGCTGCCCCCCAACGGCCAGGGCATCGCCGCCCTGCAGATGCTGAACATCCTTGAAGGCTACGACTTCTCGAAGATCCCCTTCGGCAGCCCTCAGCATGTGCACCTGTTCACCGAAGCCAAGAAGCTGGCCTTCGAGGACCGGGCCAAGTTCTATGCGGACGCCGCCTTCATGAAGGTGCCCCTCTCCTGGCTGCTCTCGAAGGACTATGCCGCCCAGCGCCGGACCCTCATCGGCGACCGCGCCTCGCGCCGCCTGGAGGCGGGCCACCCGCCCCTGAAGGAAGGCGACACGGTCTACCTGACCACCGCCGATGGCGAGGGCAACATGGTGAGCCTCATCCAGAGCAACTACCGCGGCATGGGCAGCGGCATGACGCCCGGCGACCTGGGCTTCTGCCTCCAGGACCGCGGCGAGCTGTTCAACCTGGAAGAAGGCAATGCCAACACCTACGCGCCGGGCAAGCGCCCCTTCCACACCATCATCCCGGGCTTCATCACCAAGGACGGCCAGCCCTTCCTCAGCTACGGCGTCATGGGCGGCGAGTTCCAGCCCATCGGCCACGCCCAGATCGTGATGAACATGGTCGATTTCGGCATGAACGCCCAGGAGGCCGGCGACGCGCCCCGCATGAGCCACGACGGCTCGCCGGAGCCCACCGGAGAGAAGGGGAAGCTCCCCGGCACCATCCAGCTGGAGAGCGGCTTCCCCTACGAAACCGTGCGGGAGCTCATGAACCGCGGCCATGGGGTGGGCTGGATGTTCGGGGGCTACGGCGGCTACCAGGCCATCCGCTGGGACCCCAAGCAGAAGGTCTACTTCGGGGCCTCCGAATCGCGGAAGGACGGACAGGCGGCGGGATTCTAAAGAAACATCACCGGA from Geothrix sp. includes these protein-coding regions:
- the ggt gene encoding gamma-glutamyltransferase, yielding MRIPTACLAPSLVALSLAALPLRAGDRVTGRAFATRSEVAAQHGMACTSQALVTQIALDVLKQGGSAVDAAIAADAALGLMEPTGSGMGGDLYAIVWDAKTKKLHGLNASGRSPKSLGLEHFKKLGLKHIPPHGPLPVSVPGCVDGWFELHRKFGKLPMTQVLAPAIRYAKEGFPVSELIAYYWDRSVPVLGKYPGFLDTFTVDGKRGPKSGEVFRNPRLAKTLEILGKEGRDAFYKGEIARKIDAYMKAQGGFLSYEDLAAHHSDWVEPVSVTYRGYEVWELPPNGQGIAALQMLNILEGYDFSKIPFGSPQHVHLFTEAKKLAFEDRAKFYADAAFMKVPLSWLLSKDYAAQRRTLIGDRASRRLEAGHPPLKEGDTVYLTTADGEGNMVSLIQSNYRGMGSGMTPGDLGFCLQDRGELFNLEEGNANTYAPGKRPFHTIIPGFITKDGQPFLSYGVMGGEFQPIGHAQIVMNMVDFGMNAQEAGDAPRMSHDGSPEPTGEKGKLPGTIQLESGFPYETVRELMNRGHGVGWMFGGYGGYQAIRWDPKQKVYFGASESRKDGQAAGF